The following is a genomic window from Elusimicrobiota bacterium.
TGACTGATCCAAATGGAAACATAAGAACAGTAAATAAAGCAACTGAGGAACTTCTTGGATATAAGGAAGATGAACTGATAGGAAAACCAGTGAGAATACTTTTTGCAGAAGAAGAAACATTATCCAAAGGAACTAAGTGGGAAAAGTTATTAAATGAAGGTTCGGTTAGGAATTATGAGATGACTTACCGGACAAAAAATGGAGAAAATATTCCTGTGACTTTTTCTGGCTCAGTGATGAAGGATAAAGATGGGAATTTAGTAGGTATCGTTGGTATTGCAAGAGATATGCGAGAAATAAAACAACTTCAGTCACAAGTAATCCAATCATCTAAACTTGCCGCTATCGGTGAACTTGCCAGCGGGCTGGCACATGAGTTAGGTAATCCGTTACAGACGATATTAGGGAATGCAGATTTACTTTTAATAGATAATCTAGGTTCAGAAGAATTAATGGCAATAAAAAACGCATCGGTTTATTCCAAAAAAATTATTGAAGGACTATTGGATTTCTCAAGACAGCGAGAACTAAAATTCGTTTGCGGAGATATTAATACTGTTATAGAAAAAACACTCTTACTTTACGGCAAACAACTTGAACTTAAAAAGGTAAAAATAGCGAAAAATT
Proteins encoded in this region:
- a CDS encoding PAS domain S-box protein, giving the protein DELGEFANSFNKMTENLSKVTVSKDYVDNIIKSMIDTLIVTDPNGNIRTVNKATEELLGYKEDELIGKPVRILFAEEETLSKGTKWEKLLNEGSVRNYEMTYRTKNGENIPVTFSGSVMKDKDGNLVGIVGIARDMREIKQLQSQVIQSSKLAAIGELASGLAHELGNPLQTILGNADLLLIDNLGSEELMAIKNASVYSKKIIEGLLDFSRQRELKFVCGDINTVIEKTLLLYGKQLELKKVKIAKNYAQLPPILISPPHLEQVFLNLITNAQSAMPEGGTLTISTNVVARPWRVEKEAIQGIATTKENKIEHIEISFKDTGSGISKENLNRIFEPFFTTKKDGTGLGLSISYGIVKQHGGEIVAFSDGEGKGTEFV